TCGTGCTGTTATTTGCTACGGAAAAAGTGTAGTCTACCTGCTGTGTTTTAGAACTGCACTCAATGTAAGCCGCAGCACCAATTTGCTTCCGCAATTCTTCTCCCTGAGGCATCACATACGATCCATGAGATTCCGTTCTTGGTAAGTTTTGATGAGCAAGAGGGCTCACCCTATACAATCCAATGCACTTGCACATGATTCATAAACCAAATACAAGGGAAAACAAATGGCAAAGAAGATATGCAACATACTTGAGCAGGGCTTATGATATTCGATCCGGTAGGATCAGCATATCCTCTTTCTTCCCTAAGATCTGTGAGAGAACACAAATCACAATCCAAATTCAATCATTgatacaagaatgaatgatacaGCATAAAGAATTGCATTTGTAATAAATGTAGTATCTTTGCTTCACTAAAGCATTTACCTAGTTTAGTTCCAACAAGTACAATCGGAACATTGGGTGCGAACCGACGAAGTTCAGGCATCCACTGAAAGATGTCAATAAAGTGCACAATCATAAGTAAAAATGTCCCAAAATTAGATTAACATGAAACAATAAAGAGTGTTTGGAAAAATTTGGAtaatttagcttattttgatacaataGTAGGTTAAGAGGTCAAATCAGTCTAACGCTAATGTTTGGTAAACTAGCTAGTTGAAACAaattattgttataaataagttgtttttgaacaagctgctcataATAGCAGGTTTAAAATTAGTTGATCAAATCAACCATTGTACTTAGCTATCAGCTATTTGCCAAATACTGCTAATAATAAACCCCATCATATCAATCAAATGCCATGTTTTTTCTTTGTAGGGAAATTTGCTTAATCATatataaaaaccattaaacCATAAAACTGCCAATTAACACCAAACAATAAAGTGGGCATGTAGGCTCATCTTTGAGTCAGAAAGAAAAAAGAGCCAACATTGCACAAAGAAAAGCAGCAACCACATTAAACAGTAACAAAACACACATATTCAAATTGTATCAGAAAATATGTACCTTCTTAAGAACATTTTCATAACTTGCCCTGCTAATTAAAGAAAAAGCCAACACAAATATGTCTGCACCTCTGTAACTCAATGGCCTTAACCTACTATAATCTTCCTGACCtgaaatatacaccaaataaagtaaattattaaaattgatattaataattcaacatttcatCCATCTCTTGGAATAGTCTTAcatatggatttttttttaataattgaacTTATGGTACACAACATAccatattactaataatatgtatattttCCAAGCAAACTTTgacaaaagttaaattattcacCGCGAACtaagagaaaatattaaattattaaaagaataatttaaagGATGGATTATTTTCGTCTGAACGAGCAaactaatatcaatttttccaaTAAAATACCATAACAAACCCTAATGGAGTTTGAAGTACAGAACAAGCTAATtaacaaaaagaaaacataGTGTACCAGCAGTATCCCATAATCCCAAGTTAACAATGCTTCCATCAACAGCCACATTAGCACTGAAATTATCAAATACTGTAGGTATATAATCCTGCCACCAAAAAGGGCATAAAATGAATATATAATAAGAGTAGCTTTTAAGCTAAAATAAATCAGTAACTAACTCCAATTGCCTAGCCAAGCAATAAaccttttttttctcatttttaatCAATAGGAAATCCAGTAGAAAACCCTTTAAAGCTCACAGGattctcaaataaaagaaaaggtacCCAATTTTCTGTAGCATGGTTCAACAAAAGAACAGGAATTTAACGGCTAACACTTCATTTTTGTGTagaaatcaattcaattaagcGTTTTAAGCTAATGATTGAAACCAaaatatattactccctcctatttagcTTATGTCAAGTCACTTAATtgtcctatttctatttttgatatgagttttttttactccattacccatactaattttccgcCCTTATATTATCTATCTCAACTCATACACAAAAGAGACATTTAGACTACGCTAGATATATAGATGCAGCACATACTATTCATACTTGGCCCTGAATGTTTTATTTAAACAAGGGATAGTTATGCTTCGAATCCGAGACCTTCCGTGAAAGAGACTTCTGATATCATCTCAAAGAACCTTAAGATAATGAATAAGACCTaacatattatatactctaacaattttGAACCACAAATGTGAAAGTTTATCAAAAATTGGTAAAAACCCATACAGAAATGACAAGAACATAGCTCAAATATATGGTAAAGATAGGATCTTGGGTAACCAAAATGAGAAATCTTACAGTAGGAAACTTGTTACTAGTGTAACAAATGAGCATACAAGTTTTACCCACAGCTCCATCACCAACAGTAACACATTTAATGAACTTTGAAGCACTCATTTTCTTTCCAGAGCAATTAATGACAAGTTAAAGGGTTTAAAGTTTTAACAGTAGCTCTCTTTATCTACAGAAACAATATATATGAGAAATTTCAGGAAGTTTGTTTTGAGTACTAAAGAAGCATCAAAAAATGGGAAAAagcttcaatttttatttttatttttttaaattttttttttttgggtttgaaaAGAGTGTAGAGGAAGAAAAGAAGTGATTTTTGTGAGAAAAGGATGAGAAGATAAGCCACAGAAAATAAGTAGAAGGCTGTTTGTGTGtttgaaaggaaaaaaacaaatataaaagagAGGGGAGAGAGGAGGGGTGCAATGTAAGGCAGTCAAAGGGTGTTCACTGCAACATACTTTTCATCCCTctcaataaatttcaaaatccaacagaaatattttttttgaaagggaGTTTGAGggtaatttaattgtttgagtATTAGGGTGGGTGGCTATGTTAAAGGTCCCACTTTTGCAACGGCACATAACATTGTCTCTACTACTTTCTCTCACCGTTGGGATCCAACTGTTCCTTCTcggtatttaaaatttttacaattctttttattaatttccttCTAAATTACTTATAACTATAGTGATTTAATCAGGGGCGAAACTATGCTGGGCCTTGGAAAGGTTCGACCTTCTTGTTGAAAATGTAATTATTTGTAGTTTTAACTTTGGTCTCCCTTTACTAATTTATGATATACTCTATAGtttaaaaagtgtaaaaatataacaaaaattactataacTCAATGAATTGAATAACACATTTATCACATAAGGTCTAGAGATCAAATCTTCACTTAAACtattcttttttaataaattacggagtattaaatttttattataatgttattactttttatcttttattatgttacatttatcctttttagtatatgtgtatttatattttacctaatttaattttaataatattttttggagACTTATTAGGTGAATAATAGAGTCAAAAAAACATttgggtttttttaaaaatgaaaactatAGGGAATCTTTAACTCTATTtgtttaatatgattttttctaTGGTTTAAGTTGATTTCAATctatatgatattaatattttcataatttaactaatttttatagTAAATAATTTGTTCATATATCGACTATTTGACCtcctttaatttcaaattttgattttgccACTAAATATAATGATCGGAGAAAGTATAATTTACTCACATTTTGAAAGTTTTTCTCAACTCACTTCTTTTTCAAAACTTGATTACTTGAATAATTACATCTACAGACTACATGTATTCTATATTCTAATCTATCattttttcaaactttttaaaaaagagaaaatgaggcaaatcacaaataatattatGGGAGACTTGGCCTAGGTGAAATACATTGCACATTTTGTGCGAATGGGTGTGTTTTCGCCctattttttgaaagaaattatGTGTAAAATCATTTTCTAttatctaataatatataaaaattataataataaagcttaacaaaactaattattaatgtttatctaaaacaaaacaaaaatcttAACACAAAGTAAATAGCATATTCACAATAATGTTTGTTACAACAAcgatcaacaataataatttttataatacatTTTTTAAACGAATCACCATtattaaacataattaattacaataaaaagaaacacttaaatataagaaaaaaaatatttaaataactaatcaataaataaataaaggtaAGTTGAACATTTAGATATAGTCGCTCGACCTCATCTAAGTTCAGTCGCACATTGTGTGAAAATACCTAGATGGAGTCGCTCATTTTGTATGAATCCTTCTATTTTCTGAGTTCGTTAGAGAATTTTTCATTCtataaactattttaaaaatatctaGGAGcataattatcaaaaataatagtaacgCAAGATGACGACGTTTGGCAACGTCATTTTCCATTTATATAAGAGAAACTTCTAAACTTCATTTGGAAGCATAGCAAATTCTATACTACTCTCATGTCTCTATGAAATTACATTGTTTTGTAATATCTAGTTTGCAGAAGAACAAGATTTAAGATCAATGGTAATGTCCCAATTGATGGGTTAATCAcaaaatcatagaaattacaACATCTAATGCAGGATAAACATTAAATCAACAACACTAAATTTATTGAGGTTCACCTAATATAGATTACTTTTTCTCTAGATCGCCTAGTGTGTTTATTGATTGATATAATATCAAGTTAGAAAACTTCAATGGAGGATTATGATGGAGTTATCTAGAGTAAGAGACAGTTAAGACTTAAGGTAATAAAGTTAGATTCCAACTGAGATAAGATTATGTTTCGAATGTGAATAGATTGCCCAAGTTAAGGCGATTTGGGGTAATTATAACCCATATCCTAAATATGTTAGAATTGCATCTACATATGAGTTGTTCTGACccacaacaaaaaaataaaagatatattACTTTATAAACTTGACGATGAGTTTTTATTACTATCAATTGGTTTTAGTAAATCTCCCTTAGATTTGTAACAAAATTATCTCTTCTTTGTCATTAAAGTGCGATTTATTGTTAGACCTTTATAACTAGGCATTTGACTTAATCACTTGGTTAGGGAACTTTAGTTAGATATCAATTCGCAATAAGTTTACAATCCTTATCGTGGactaaaattttaagatttggGAGAGAATATAAAAGTACCCATTTTTATCCATAACAcaacgaaaaaagaaaagatcATATACCACTTAGTAAACTTGAAggttaaaacataataatattttgaaaagaaatttcggaatcaatttaaaatgttaaaatttaagccccacatttaattaattttttaaatttgctacTATAAACTACTCCATCCATTCATAAAGTTGTTCTCATTTATCATATTAAAGTGTTATATTTGTTGTTCCTATGAAAAATTTTTCTATTAATATCACAAATCTTGAACATAATTAACCTTGTTTAtcctcaatttaattttttaataatgcttatgatctccatatattttttatttactaactttattttaacattttaatattatttatagcCCCCACAtgtttccactaattttatttatatattctttTAGTTATGGTCCTCATATTTATTCCgctaaatttatattaatatattttttaatgcttatggtcttcacttttcctccatcagattcattattaaataaataaaataatataaccactttttttaaaaaaaatatttttttctcgtGAACATTCATTGTGGGAACAACTTTAAGGAACAAAAGGAATATAATAATCTATCATATAAATTGAGACAAGGGATTATTTGACTTAATTTTGTCCGTTTATTCTAAAGTTGTTCATAGGCAGGCTTGGGTGGGTAGCGGATTGGACCCGTGTATgcatacttatttttttttcgcTACCGCCCATTTTCTTAGCGGGCAGGACCTGCGGGTAAGCAgatactttttatataaaaattagaaatactCCACAATGCAAATCATAAAGTTAAGccttaataacaattaaaataatacaacacactgtccaaaatactccaaaaaaatagtttcaaattactcaaattacataaatataaacattattttggATGATCCAACCAAAGCAATGAGATCATTGATTAATATCATCTTACTATGGAGTAATGTAGACAATAGATGAGTAGACTAGAGTCCTAATAGTAGTATTAAACTATGCTGGGTAATTGTAATTAATGGGTAATGTAGATAGTAGATGAGTAGACTAGAGcaacttaaaaattataaaattatcgcttactaattaatatattaaattaagcgGATGGGCGGTATACCCGAGGGTATTTTTTGGTGCCActacccgcccatttatctTGCCGGACGGATGTTACCCattcaaatattaatattttttttaaaaaaaaacaattctcCAAGCTCCCTCATTTTTTAAATCGGGTGCGTCGAGCCTGATAGGTAGCCCACCAATTAAGAGTCTAATTTATCTTAATATTGGTGCATGGTGAAATAAGATTTAATCAAATTTCATTGGACTATGAATAATGATGATAACTACTTATTCAACCTAATCATGCACTTGTTTAAGGTTATGAATACATCAAGTTAACCAAATATAGGACGAGTAGTTGTTTTAGGTGCTAAGGTGTTGACTTTCACACTCCCATCCGATATGCTCCTAAATTCCATCACAAAAGAACCCAAAATTGAGAAACCAATAAGGAGTCTTTGTATTTGGGTTTAAGTTCATAAGCTTCAAATAGGAATGGGATTTTATTTTggaatgaaaacaaaacaaattaaattaatctttGGGGAAATGGACTCTGGTTAATGTACAAGACAAAGCACAGCCAACTAGGGTTTTTGTCCATAGTCACTTGTCAGAGATAAAAAAATTGTTCTGGCAACCCACTTTTTGGGTTTTAGAAATTCAActattaatatatacaaaaattgtTCCTCCATCCCACTCAATTGggcattatttattattttggtttatttatcttaatttatatcatttttatttttagataatgatttactattttcttttaattttatttatatactttaattctcatttaatttcatacatatattatttattttttttttcatttattatcattatttatcttttttctttaattctaaTAGGACAGAGGGAATATACATATTCTCTTTAAGCCTGTGATTAAGAATTCAACCCAAAATGTGTGGATGATACGAAAACAATTATTAAGATTCTGATCAATAATAGAAGAGAGAAAGTAGGTTTATTATTAGAGTATATGACATATCTTGAGACCTTAACCATCAACCATGTCAAGGAACAACTCAATTAAactttaagcttttggttgagttagtttcTTGACATAGAATTAAAAGTCAACATGACAAATAAGTTACAGGTTTTTATCTCAACTATCCTTTAAATTAAAGTGAAATAGTTCATGCAAAGTTTAAGAAGGGTTTATACTATATGTCTGTATCTGTTAGAATATATTACAAATATATTCTTTGACTTTGTATTTATGGTATATAATCAAGTTTAGCAAGTGTATATCTCCTATCATAATCCTAGCCTATAATAGAGCTAATGGTTGCCGAGTTTATCTCGGTAGTTTGTTTATTAATACTGATAGCCAAATCAATGAAGGGCAACGATCATCTAATTACATGGTATCATAGTATTTTTTACGATCTTAGGATTCCTAGCTTCCCTCTTCTCTCACGGCTcatctccttcttcttcctcaaatTTTTCCCTCTCCTTCCGCTGCAACATTTCATGGTAGAGACTCCAAAATATCATCCTGCATTTGCCATCACAAATGTCAAATCACTTATTCCGATTACCTTGGACACTGCTGGAATGTATTACTCTTAGGCCGCCCTCTTCAAAGTGCTTTGTAGGGTTCACAACCTTACAAATCACATATTCTAATAGTATCTACACTTCTAACCAATTAAATGACTCCTTTGATCATGTTAATTGTTATAATTCTATTTCCACTTTTATAAGGTAGCTCACACttcttttaaataaaattattacataTTTGCAATTTGTTGAAGCCAAGGTCTTGATATTCAAATTCAAGACTTCTTCCAAACTATTTTATACACAATATTATAGTTTATAATCTCTTTAATTCATAACAAATGTcttattttccttttatattaattcattttgattgtcttattttcattttaagtagTAATTTTTGACACATGTAGATGCCTTTTTGCAGCGATCTCCTTCTTACTTTGTACTTGTGGAAACTTATTTATTGTAGTCTCCTCTTAATTTGTAGAAGTAGAAATCTTTTCATTGTGGTTCTCTTCTTACCTTAATATTTGTGCAAATCTATCATGGTCCATATTCTTACCATAATAATTGTGCAAATTCCAAATGTGACATTTGCTCTGAGTTTGAGAGATCATCCTTTAATTTGTATGTTTTTCTCCATGTCTTCATAAGCTTGCATTAGAGAACAACAAACGTGTGTAACTAATTCACTTTACTCCTAGAGAAGATGATGATATTTAccacaaattcaaaacaaatgttttattcttttgaattcagttcattataattatttcattttaattttaagtaataatttTTGACACATGTAGACACCTTTTTTGTGGTGGTCTCCTTAATTTGTACATgtggatatattttttttattaaaacctCCTCCTAATTTGTGGATGTAGAATCTTTTTATTTCGATCCCctttttatcttaatatttaAGCACATCTATTGTGGTCCTCATTCTTAGCTTAATATGTGTGCAAACCCAAAATATGATATTTGCTTTGAATTAAAGGGATTTGTATGTATTTCTCCCTGTCTTCATAAGTTTGCAATAGAAAACAACAAATATTTATAACTAATTCACTTTACTCTATAAAATATGATGACATTTACCACAAATTCAGAAAATGAAATGGTCCATTATTTGGGATACTACACGATGATAtccaaaaaattataagaaaacaAAGAAGATGTTGCAGGATATACCAATTCTATTTGATTTGATAGAGACTTTATACTGCTTATTGTTATATGACAAAGATAATACACACTATATACATGTGAGGCGTGTGTGTAGGATTGTGTGTTTTTTCTTTCAAAGggttgtttcatttattttatccAACCTCCTTTCTTAATGAAACTATTCTTTTTGTCTTGCTAAAATTTGGTTGTTGGTGGAGTGTCATACTTCATATACAAATTTTTAGTATTCCATACTCGCTAATTCacattattgtcattaattttcaTCCCATTGCAACACAAcactctctctctatatatatatatcatactaATTTGGAGAGCAAGAAAATTTCAAtaaaccaacttaaccaaaagtttaaactgatggttgagactttaacatatattatatactctaacgccCCTTCACACGAAAGTCCTTTAATTTGGCCTAGAAGTATAGATGCAACACATGCTCTCGTTATGCATAGtgttaaatattccactttaaacaTGCATTCCCATCATTAATCGAATCCCTCACAAAATGACAATGCACCTCAATCTTTTTCCTCCTCTTGTGAATCACTACATACGTTGACTTACTAATCAATAAcaatatattaacttttttagcTGGGCATCTCTAAGAAGGTGACGGCACCCTTGTTGCTCTACTAGCCGTCATCCCTAACCTTCCCACccttcttctctccttctcccTCACTCCTCACGGTTGCAGCAGCCCAGCCACAGCAGAGGCCACGTGAGACTCCCCACGAACGTGGATCATCCGACAGCCAGCCACGTAGCAGTAGCCCAGCGTCCTCCCTCCTAGCAGCAGCCACGGCTGCGTTTGCCCCCCCAACAACAGCAGGCTGCTGTGACGCCAAGTTTAGCACCACCGCGCGGCTTTCCTCCATCATCACACACGGTGGTTCGTATCACCACCACAAGAACCACCGACTCCTTGACCCATTTCCTAGTTTCACCCATTGTAAGCTATCTCTCACTTtcctaattgattaatttattgtttctaATTGGAATCTACCATGTttatgagttgtgtgttgattttgtattagttttatgagttgtgtgttgattgtgtattagtttCATTGAATTTGTGTATGGGTAATAGTTAAAGATATTATCTttgaatatgaaataattagggTTTGATTTAGAGTTGAAATTAGTAATGGCGTGGGCTTTCATGTTACATTttggtggtgtattagttttattgattcttgttatgAATAATAGTTAAaaagtgttatctttgaacatgaaatgactaaGGTTTGGagttagagatgaaattactaatgatgtgtgttttatgctatattttggcGGTGTGATGActgattaaataaccttaaaagttaaGTTGTTTTGAGACTTAGTCGattgattattgttgtgattatTAGTAATGATGATGATTGTAGTTGGCTATGGGAGTGATTTTTAGTCGttgaattgagaataatagttgctaattgttgttGATTGATTGTTGTCAGTTACAAGTACTcatattaggttgttattgcagtcataatgcataatttTAGTAAGGCCATgagaataataccaatttattGGAGATGTAACAAATAATATTgcgattcgataactctaagatttgccttatcgttatattagtgttatattaaaattgtaagacttacttgtgattagttatttttgggtaacgcaaACCGACgtactcaaaattagttgatgtGAAGGAATGATTTGCATAtactttttacttttaaattgatgaaaaaacttatgttgtgttgagttaatgactttgacttttattgaatgagttgtgtgcgtgctagagtaatcgaaaacttCTGTTGAATGGGTGACAGTGGTTACTTTAGTATTTAGTTGGCATGataaagtagttaagagaacttattagttctattcctaacttgtataggttcccagttcttaagaggaaagtagaaccttagttgggtgactttggtaacttttggtcgtgcagtgacgcttacaggtacgtatacGCAATAATTAGttatcatattcatcgtttTAAGGTATTATTAgacaagtagaatgaaagcagtAGGAGACTGTGAGAACAAAttcctaaatagtagagaacgcactatgattgtgtgtggtatcgaagtgattccctagttattgagccttgattatgattagttggcgtgactcaattgGATTATGTCCGTTTGATTTTATAGTCCCCTTGGTAAGATCCGACTGGATCACCACCGTAAGGGgaggtatgagcatacttttgtcattgggcgccgggtggccgataccgctccttgaccgaggtgttaccatgcaggccttgcaaaccccaatatagTGGCCTCTttactggattggtaccccagtgtgttagttttcccgaaggtaggacctgAGAGGGTTAGCtagagggggtatgagctcatactttgccatgagcgccgggtggccgatgaagcccttggccgtgtcactatgccatgaatagggaaaagatccactacttttgaatatacttcgagggGTTAGTAGTTTAAAAGAGAAATCATGAGCAAATAGAAGTTTTTAGACAAATGAGTAGATACGTTATTGCTGTGCTATGTCGTCGCCTATCCCTTTTGTTCTATGATTTCAATGGTTGTAAGTTCattgattactgacgtgtatgtgtttgttgttatttgttcaTGACttcctatgatgttcctgctatgatacatttgactatggtcattatgttgagcagcaggaggatcatagcttggcaTAACAGGTATAAGAGCTTTTTTTGCTTGGCATTGGGGAAAGAGTGGAGTACGATTATAGCAATTACTATATGATTAGCCTGACGTTGTAGCTCTTATATTCTTTGTTAAGTTTTGGGTCGTATAATTACTTTGTTTTTGAGCCATGTGATTCCTTGTGAAATTATAGTCCGCTACGTAGTTTCTGGATGTATGATCGTAAGAATAGTTCTTTTGTATCCGTTAAGACTGATGCGTTAACATTGGAACCACGATCAATGTTGGAGTTGATGACTTGAGGAATCGACGATGATTCATTTCTTCGTGACACATTTTGAAAGGCATTGAGACCTTGGACCATCTTAGTTGTGTTATCTTATTTACTTAGCTTGGATCATACCTTCAATTTTAGTGAAGGTGCtgtcgaaatttccactcactcatCCTTTTTAGCTAGTCATTAacgtttatttaaaattctttttttttttcttttatgtaacactcgAATTTACTCTTGTCCTTCAcgattttggttttgtttaaggggttggaaatttaGGGGTGTTACATGCGCAATTAATCGTTGCTATTGCTTTATATTCAACTTTAGCCGGCAAACGAGACAAAATGTGTTGGGAAATGATTTGAGAATGAGCACCACCTTTTACCTTGCTATAGATCGAGAGATTGAGCGGACCATTCAGTTACTAGAGGATATGTTACGAGCATGCGCTTTAGACTTTGGACGTTCTTGGAATGAAAAGTTGGATCTGATTCAGTTTTAATATAACAATAGCTATCCTTCTAGTATAGGGATGACACATTTAAAGCATTGTATGGTCATAGATTTTGTAGCCCAATATGTTGGGATATGCACGAGGACTCACATCATATAGTTTTATTATTGGAAACCTGATAACCTTACACGAAAGTCACTACTGGAATCTTTCTTAAAACGTTCTCCCATTAGTCGATACCATAACTCGAATGAAGAATCTCCATCCGCTGCTAGTATCTTCACTTGAGGAACACGGTAGAAAAATAAAGTCCGGTCACGCATTTTAATCACCTTCTTCATAGGTCCTATATAACACACAATTTGTTAGTAAAGTACGCGACACAATGTAATTCATCATGCAATTGTGTCACAGAGATAAGATTGCATGTTTGTTGAGGTACATAAAGAACATTATCAATTTCTAAACCCCCTAGTAGTGTCATAATGCCTATTTTcctacatttgtttattttctgTCTGGCAGTTCTATTGGACAATGTTGTACAATCCGCACATTTGTCATCCATGACGCATTACAAGTCACATGGTTTGATGCTCTAGAGATAACAATTCAATATGACACATTACTCTTCTTGCCGTGCAACTTGTCTTGTGTTTTTATGAAGAGTTTAAAAATTTAAGAAGTTATTGTATTTGATGTGTTGATATTTCAGCAAAACCAAATGAATCAAATCCTCTACTCCCTTAGGTTGCTGCATGTTTCCCACTTAAGAATGTAACATGATTTGCCCAAGTATGTGTGCGGCTCCAACGCCACATCCTTCAGTCATATTGCTACCTCGTCTAAGCCCTCTGCCATTGCAAGGTCTATTGCCCCACGACTCAGGAAAGCCATGAATCGGAAAGCAGTTTAACTCTTCATGGCCTTTACTATGACAATGACTGC
This genomic stretch from Amaranthus tricolor cultivar Red isolate AtriRed21 chromosome 9, ASM2621246v1, whole genome shotgun sequence harbors:
- the LOC130824614 gene encoding rac-like GTP-binding protein ARAC7; the encoded protein is MSASKFIKCVTVGDGAVGKTCMLICYTSNKFPTDYIPTVFDNFSANVAVDGSIVNLGLWDTAGQEDYSRLRPLSYRGADIFVLAFSLISRASYENVLKKWMPELRRFAPNVPIVLVGTKLDLREERGYADPTGSNIISPAQGEELRKQIGAAAYIECSSKTQQNVKAVFDTAIKVVLQPPRRKEAPRKKKCRKSGCSFVGIMCGGCVA